In the Dyella humicola genome, AAGTCGTGACGCGCCGGACCATCTTCGATCTGCGCAAGGCACGTGCACGTGCGCATATCCTGGAAGGTCTCACCGTCGCGCTCGCCAATATCGAAGAGATGATTGAGCTGATCCGCACCTCGGCGTCGCCGCAGGAAGCACGCGAGCGCATGCTTGCGCGCAAGTGGCAGCCGGGCATGGTGAGTGCGCTGTTGGGTGCCGCCGGTGCCGAAGCCTCGCGTCCGGAAGACATGGACACGCGCGATGGACTCAAGAGCGACGGCTATCAGTTGTCTGAAGTGCAGGCCCAGGAAATCCTGGCCATGCGCCTGCATCGCCTCACCGGGTTGGAACAGGACAAGCTCTCCGACGAATATCGCCAGATCCTCGAAACCATTCGTGGTTTGATCGAGATTCTTGAAGATCCTGCGCGTCTGCTCGCGGTGATCCGCGACGAGCTTCAGGTGATCAAGGACGAGTTTGGCGATGAGCGTCGCACTGAGATCCAGCATTCGCAGGAAGATCTCAACGTCCTCGACCTGATCGCGCCGGAAGATGTAGTCGTCACGCTGTCGCACACGGGTTATGTGAAGCGTCAGCCGGCCAGCACCTATCGCGCACAGCGTCGCGGTGGCAAGGGGCGTTCGGCCTCTGCACTGAAGGACGAGGATTTCGTCGAGCAGTTGTGGGTCGTCAATACGCATGACACCTTGCTGGCCTTTACCAGCATTGGTCGCGTGTATTGGCTCAAGGTGTACCAGATGCCGGAGTCTGGCCCGAATGCGCGCGGCAAGCCGATGGTGAACCTGCTGCCGCTGGGCGAGGGCGAAAAGGTGCAGGCCGTACTTCCGGTGCGCGAGTACACCGAGGATCGTTTTGTCTTCTTCGCCACCAAGCAAGGCACGGTAAAGAAGACCCCGCTCACCGAGTTCGCGTTCCAGCTGCAAAAGGGCAAGATCGCGATCAATCTCGATGAGGGCGATGCGCTGATCGGTGTCGAGCTCACGGATGGCAACAGCGATGTGCTGCTGTTCGCATCCAACGGCAAGACGGTGCGCTTCGACGAATCTGAAGTCCGCTCCATGGGGCGCACCGCCACCGGCGTGCGCGGCATGAAGCTGGCCGAAGAGGCGAGCGTGGTTTCGCTGATCGTGGCGGCCGAGGGCGACATCCTCACCGCTACGGAACGCGGCTACGGCAAGCGCACCACGCTGGACGAGTTCCCGAAGAAGGGCCGTGGCACGCAGGGTGTGATCGGCATCCAGTGTTCGGAGCGCAATGGTGCGTTGGTTGCTGCCACGCAGGTGACTGAAGCCCACGAGCTGATGTTGATTTCCGATCAGGGCACGCTGGTACGTACGCGTGTGGCGGAAATCTCGCAACTGAGCCGCAACACCCAGGGCGTCACCTTGATCCGTCTGCCTGCCGACGAAACGCTGGTGAGCGTCGTGTGTCTCGATGCGGAAGCCGAGAACGGCGAAGGCGATGAAGGGGCGGCTGAACCCATGGTCGATACGCCCGACAGCGCCGAATAATTCACCGCTGCCATGAAACGAAAAGCCCCGGCCTTGCCGGGGTTTTTTTGTTCGTGTGATGCCGTCGCTGCATCCGGGCAGAGCCAAAACGTTCCCGTGATTCCCATGGAGGCGTCCGCAGCGGGAGGGCTGCCATGCGAATGGCAGCCGTTGCACGAGCTCGTGTGGGAATCAGCCGATGCCTTCGAGCATCGCCTCAGCGGTCGACACGCGAAATTCGCCGGGCGCCTCGACCTGCAGCTGCTTCACCAAGCCGTTTTCGGCGTACAACGCGAAGCGCTTGGCACGGAGGCCCATGCCGTAGGCGCTCCCGTCCAGCTCCAGCCCCAGCGCGCGCGTAAAGCCGCCGTTGCCGTCGGCGAGCATCAGCAATTCGTGCGGTACCTGTTGCGAGGCAGCCCATGCCTGCATCACGTAGGCATCGTTGACGGCCAGGCACATCACCTCGATGCCGCGCGCCTGGAACTCGGCGAAATGCTGCACGTAACCGGGTAAGTGGCGGTTGGAACAGGTGGGGGTAAAGGCGCCAGGCACGGCAAACATCACCACTTTGCGCCCGGCGAACAGTGGGCCTGTCTGGGTTTGAGCGATCTCGGCACCGATGGCGCGGATCTCGACGTCGGGCAGCGAATCGCCCACTTGGATGCTCATGGCTGGAGGCCTGTGGCGTTGGGAGGAGGAACCGGATGCTAGCGCCAGGTGGGGGGGCTTGTCGCCTTGAATCACGCTGTTTTCGCACCCATTTCGCGATACAGAGGGTGGCGATACGTCGCTGCGTATGACCGTTATTGGATCGGGCGGATCTAGCCTTGCTGGCGGATTCGCGGGGCACGATGATTGCTCGCGTGTCCGAGTGAGCTAGTTTCCGCCGGGGAGTGGCAGTGGAATTCAAAGATTATTACGACATTCTTGGCGTAAAGCCGGAGGCTTCGGAGGCCGAGATCAAGGCCGCCTACCGCAAGCTGGCGCGCAAATACCATCCGGACAAGAACAAGGACGCCGGGGCGGAGGACAAATTCAAGGCCATCAACGAAGCCAACGAAGTGCTCCGCGACAAGGAAAAACGCCGCGCTTATGACGAGCTGCGTGCGGGCGGCTATCGGGGTGGCGAGCAGTTTCGCCCTCCGCCGGGTTGGGGTCAGAATCACGGCTTCGACATCGGTGGCGATGGCGGTGGCGACTTCAGCGATTTCTTCGAGAGCCTGTTCGGACGTGGCGGTGCCGGTCCACGCGCTGGAGCGCCGCGTGCGCGTCGTGGCGGCGACGTGCATGCACACGTGCAGATCGACCTGCAGACCGCCTTTGATGGCGGACGTACGCGGCTAGCCTTGCAGGATTCCAGCGGCGGTGAGCGCGTGCTCGAGGTGAAGATTCCTGCAGGTATCCAGCCAGGCCAGGTGATCCGCTTGGCCGGTCAGGGTCATGCCGGCATGGGTGGCGCGCCCCATGGCGACTTGTTGCTGGAAGTCGGTATTCGGGACGATGCGCGCTTCCGTCTCGATGGCCGCAATGTATTGCATGTGCTGCCGATTGCGCCGTGGGAGGCTGCCCTGGGTACTACGGTGCCGGTGCCGACCTTGGCGGGCACGGTGGACCTGCGCATTCCGGCGGGATCCCAGTCAGGGCGCAAGCTGCGACTCAAGGGGCGTGGCCTGCCGGGTGCGCATCCGGGCGATCAGCTGGTCGAGCTGTCGATCCGCGCGCCGTTGGCGGATAGCGATGCCCAGCGTTCGGCCTATGAGTCCCTGCGCGATCAATTTCCCGATTACGATCCACGGCATTGATCCGTCTGCAAGGCAAAAAAAACGGCGCCAAAAGCGCCGTTCTTTTTTGGGCTGCCGTCCGTCAAGCGGGCAACAGCTCCTTGAGCGTCGTCACCAGTTCCTCTTCCTTGATGGGCTTGGTCACGTAGGCTTTCGCACCCTGGCGCAGTCCCCATACTTTGTCGGTTTCCTGGTCCTTGGTGGTAATCAGCACGACCGGGATATGCGAGGTATCCGGGTCCTTGCTGATCGTGCGGGTGGCCTGGAAACCGTTGAGGTTGGGCATGACCACATCCATCAGGATCAGGTCGGGACGCTCACGCTTGGCCGCTTCCACGCCCGCAGCGCCGTCCTCGGCGGTAAGGGCCTCATGCCCGAGCTTCTCGACGATGCGCTTGATGCCCAGCAACTGCGACGGCGAATCGTCGACGATCAGGATGCGTGCCATAAGGTGATATTCCCCTTGTTGTTTCGGTTGATTCTAAGACGCTGTCGTGGAGCTTCCAAGCGTGATCGTCAGGTCGCTTGGCGAATTTGTACCAGAGTACGCCCAAAGGATTCGCCAGCGAGCATGCGGCCGAACACTTCGGGCAGTTGATCGAGCGACACCTCCCGGGTGGCGATGCGCTCAAGGTGCTGCGGCTTCCAGTCACTGGCCAGGTGTTCCCAGACGCGATCACGGATGTCGCGGGCGGTACCGGCAGACGCAATGCCGAGCAGGCTGGCGCCACGAATGATGAAGGGCATCACCGTACTTTCGAGGCCGATGCCGCCGGCATTGCCACAAATGGCGACATTGCCGTAGGGGGCGATCAGCGGAAGCAGGCCGGCCAGCATGGTGCCGCCCACGTTGTCCAGCGCGCCACCGAAGCGCACGGAGTCCATCGGCTTGCCGCTGAAGGCGAGCTGGTGCCGGTCGATGCACTCAGCCGCGCCCAGGTCGCGCAGGAAATCGAAATGTGACGCTTTGCCGCTGATGGCGTGCACGGCGTAACCGGCGCGGGTAAAGATGTCGATGGCAAGCATGCCCACGCCACCCGTGGCGCCGGTGACGGCGATCGGTCCCAGCGTGGGCGTCTGCCGGTTGTCCTGCATCCGCAACAAGGCTAGTGCGGCCGTAAAGCCGGCTGTCCCGATGATCATGCTTTCGCGCAGGCTCAGGCCTTTCGGCAGCGGAATCGTCCAGGCCGAAGGGAGGCGAACGTATTCGCCGTAGCCGCCGTCGCGCGTTTCCGAAAGACCGCTGCCGGTGCACAACACGGCGTCGCCTTCCTTGAACGCCGGATCGCTGGATGCGACCACGTGACCGGCCACGTCGATACCGCCATTGAGCGGGTATTGGCGAAGGATCTTGCCCTTGCCGGTACCGGCGAGGGCATCCTTGAAGTTGATCGAGGAGTACGCCACCTGGACCAGCACTTCGCCCGGCGAGAGCACGTCGGCGCCGATCGTTTCGAGACCACCGCGGTAACCCGCGTCGTCGTTGTGGATGCGGAATGCGCGAAATGCGTTCGGCGTGCTCATGGCCAATCCTGTCGAGTGTCTGCCAGGCCCGTCAGGCCTTGACGCTGCTGCGGTCGATCCATTTGGGCGTGTGGGCGCCCTCGTAGCTTTCCATCCAGTCGAACAGCTGCTGCATGTCCTGACCGAACCATACACTCTCGCGTTGTTCGGGGCGCACGAAACGCTCCGCCACCATGTGATCCATCATCGCGCGGAGCTGTCCATAGTAGCCGCGCACATCGAGGAACGCGCAGGGATAGCGATGCAGCCCAAGCTGCGCCCAGGTCAACATTTCGAACATTTCGTCCATGGTGCCGAAGCCGCCGGGTAGCGCGACGAAGGCGTCGGATAGTTCGTACATGCGGGTCTTGCGCTGGTGCATGGTGTCGACGACGACGATCTCGGTCAGGCCGGTATGGGCCACCTCGAGCTCGACCAGCTGGCGCGGAATGACGCCGATCACCCGGCCGCCACCAGCCAGCACCGCATTGGCCACGGTGCCCATCAAACCGACCTTGCCGCCGCCATAGACAAGTGCGATGCCGCGTCGGGCCATCTCGGTGCCGAAAGCACGTGCCTGTTCGACGTAGTCAGGATGACTGCCGCTGCTGGAGCCGCAGTAGACGCATAGGGCAGAGGGTTGGGGCATGGGGGAGGTGGGGTAGGCGGGGGTAACAAAGGCCCGCCATGCCGGCGTATGCCGGCATGGCGACGGTGGGTGTTGACTACGTATATGCCACAAAAGCGAACGGCCCGCTCATGTCGCCACGAGCGGGCCGTGGATCTCGTGACACAGGCCATACTCGGCCGGCACGAGATGACGCCCTTAGTTGCCCTTGTGGATGGCGCGCTTGTCGACCGACAAAGCGGCCTCATGCACGGCCTCCGACAAGGTCGGATGCGCGTGAACGATGCGAGCCAGATCTTCCGACGAGCCCTTGAACTCCATCGCCACCACGCACTCGGCGATCAGCTCGGACACGCCTGGTCCCACCATGTGCACGCCGAGGATGCGGTCGGTTTCGGCATGCGCCAACATCTTCACCATGCCGATAGCCTCGTTCATCGCCACGGCGCGGCCGATGGCGGCGAACGGGAAGGTGCCGACCTTGTACGGGACGCCTTCGGCCTTCAGCTGGGCTTCGGTCTTGCCCGCCCAGGCGATTTCCGGTTCGGTGTAGATGACCCACGGCACGGTATCGAGGTTGACGTGACCCGCCTTGCCGGCGATCCACTCAGCCACCGCTACGCCTTCCTCGGAGCCCTTATGCGCCAGCATTGGGCCGCGCACGGCGTCGCCGATGGCCCACACGCCGTTCACGCCGGTGTGGTTGTGCTCGTCGACCACGATGCGGCCGCGCTCGTCCAGCTTCACGCCGGTGTCGGCAGCCAGCAGACCGTCGGTGTAGGCGCGGCGGCCCACGGCCACCAGCAGCTTGTCGACCACCAGTTCGTGCGCGCCGTCCTTGTCCTCATAGGTCAGGGCGACTTCATTCTTTTTGATCTCGGCCTTGGTCAGCTTGGCACTGAGTTTGATAGTCAGGCCCTGCTTGGCGAATTCCTTGGCGGCGACCTTGGCGATGTCGGCGTCAGCGACGCTGAGGAAATCCGGCAGCGCTTCGAGCACGGTCACGTCTGCACCCAGGCGCTTCCACACGCTGCCCAGCTCCAGGCCGATCACGCCCGCGCCGATCACGCCCAGGCGCTTCGGCACCTCGGTGAAGTCCAGCGCGCCGGCGTTGTCGACGATCATCTTGTTGTCGAACTTGGCGAACGGCAGCTCGATCGGCACCGAACCCGAAGCCAGGATCACATTGGTGGCGCTGATGGTCTGCTTGGAGCCGTCATTGCCGGTGATCTCGACGTCGTTGCCCTTGAGCAGCTTGCCGGTGCCGAAGAACGGCGTGACCTTGTTGGCCTTGAACAGCTGACCGATGCCGCCGGTGAACTGCTTGACGATCTTGTCCTTGCGGCCGATGAAGGTCGCCATATCGACCTTGGCGCCGTCCACGGTAATGCCGTGCACCGGCAGGTTGTGGGCGATGTTGTAGTACTGCTTGGACGAATCGAGCAGCGCCTTGGACGGGATGCAGCCCACGTTGAGGCAGGTGCCGCCGAGGGCCTGCTTGCCGTCCTTGCCGACAAACGCGTCCACGCAGGCGGTCTTCAGGCCCAGCTGCGCGGCGCGGATCGCGGCCACATAGCCGGCAGGGCCTGCGCCGATGACGATGACGTCGAATTTTTCGCTCATGGTTTTTCCTTGCGGCGTGACGCGCTGGGGGAGCGCGGCACATGTGAAGCGGGAGAGTTATGCGGCGAGCGCGCGGTGTGCGCTACGACTCGCCGCCAGAACTTCGTGCTTATTTTGCTTCTTGGTCAGAGACCAAGAAGCATGCGCTGCGGGTTCTCGAGCTGGTTCTTGATATCGACCAGGAACAGCACTGCGTCCTTGCCATCGATGATGCGGTGGTCGTAGCTGAGCGCCAGGTACATCATCGGCGCGGCGATCACCTGGCCGTTCTCGACGATGGCGCGCTCCTTGATGGCGTGCATGCCCAGGATGGCGCTCTGCGGCGGGTTGACGATCGGCGTGGAGAGCAGCGAACCGAAGGTGCCACCGTTGGTGATGGTGAAGGTGCCGCCCTGCAGGTCGTCGAGACCGAGCTTGCCGTCACGCGCCTTCTTGGCGTAGTCGAGGATGCCCTTCTCGACATCGGCGAAGCCCATCTCCTGCACGTCGCGCAGCACCGGCGTGACCAGGCCCTTGTCGGTCGACACGGCGATCGAGATGTCCTGATAACCGTGATAGATGACGTCGTTGCCGTCGACCGAGGCGTTGACGATCGGGTGGCGCTTCAGCGCCTCGGCCGCGGCCTTCACGAAGAAGCTCATGAAGCCCAG is a window encoding:
- the gyrA gene encoding DNA gyrase subunit A; translated protein: MADLAKEVIRVNIEDEMRQSYLDYAMSVIVGRALPDVRDGLKPVHRRVLFAMNELGNAWNKAYKKSARVVGDVIGKYHPHGDASVYDAIVRMAQPFSLRYMLVDGQGNFGSVDGDNAAAMRYTEVRMSRLTQELLADIDKDTVDFGPNYDESEHEPLVLPTRVPNLLINGSAGIAVGMATNVPPHNLTEVVAATIGLIDDPTLSIDDLMQYIPGPDFPTAGIINGSSGIIEAYRTGRGRILVRARTEIETESNGRETILIHELPYQVNKARLIEKIAELVKEKKLEGISELRDESDKDGMRVVIEIRRDSMADVVLNNLFQQTQLQVTFGINMVALLDGQPRLLNLKDILEAFIRHRREVVTRRTIFDLRKARARAHILEGLTVALANIEEMIELIRTSASPQEARERMLARKWQPGMVSALLGAAGAEASRPEDMDTRDGLKSDGYQLSEVQAQEILAMRLHRLTGLEQDKLSDEYRQILETIRGLIEILEDPARLLAVIRDELQVIKDEFGDERRTEIQHSQEDLNVLDLIAPEDVVVTLSHTGYVKRQPASTYRAQRRGGKGRSASALKDEDFVEQLWVVNTHDTLLAFTSIGRVYWLKVYQMPESGPNARGKPMVNLLPLGEGEKVQAVLPVREYTEDRFVFFATKQGTVKKTPLTEFAFQLQKGKIAINLDEGDALIGVELTDGNSDVLLFASNGKTVRFDESEVRSMGRTATGVRGMKLAEEASVVSLIVAAEGDILTATERGYGKRTTLDEFPKKGRGTQGVIGIQCSERNGALVAATQVTEAHELMLISDQGTLVRTRVAEISQLSRNTQGVTLIRLPADETLVSVVCLDAEAENGEGDEGAAEPMVDTPDSAE
- a CDS encoding peroxiredoxin, which translates into the protein MSIQVGDSLPDVEIRAIGAEIAQTQTGPLFAGRKVVMFAVPGAFTPTCSNRHLPGYVQHFAEFQARGIEVMCLAVNDAYVMQAWAASQQVPHELLMLADGNGGFTRALGLELDGSAYGMGLRAKRFALYAENGLVKQLQVEAPGEFRVSTAEAMLEGIG
- a CDS encoding DnaJ C-terminal domain-containing protein, whose protein sequence is MEFKDYYDILGVKPEASEAEIKAAYRKLARKYHPDKNKDAGAEDKFKAINEANEVLRDKEKRRAYDELRAGGYRGGEQFRPPPGWGQNHGFDIGGDGGGDFSDFFESLFGRGGAGPRAGAPRARRGGDVHAHVQIDLQTAFDGGRTRLALQDSSGGERVLEVKIPAGIQPGQVIRLAGQGHAGMGGAPHGDLLLEVGIRDDARFRLDGRNVLHVLPIAPWEAALGTTVPVPTLAGTVDLRIPAGSQSGRKLRLKGRGLPGAHPGDQLVELSIRAPLADSDAQRSAYESLRDQFPDYDPRH
- the pilH gene encoding twitching motility response regulator PilH, encoding MARILIVDDSPSQLLGIKRIVEKLGHEALTAEDGAAGVEAAKRERPDLILMDVVMPNLNGFQATRTISKDPDTSHIPVVLITTKDQETDKVWGLRQGAKAYVTKPIKEEELVTTLKELLPA
- a CDS encoding YhdH/YhfP family quinone oxidoreductase — protein: MSTPNAFRAFRIHNDDAGYRGGLETIGADVLSPGEVLVQVAYSSINFKDALAGTGKGKILRQYPLNGGIDVAGHVVASSDPAFKEGDAVLCTGSGLSETRDGGYGEYVRLPSAWTIPLPKGLSLRESMIIGTAGFTAALALLRMQDNRQTPTLGPIAVTGATGGVGMLAIDIFTRAGYAVHAISGKASHFDFLRDLGAAECIDRHQLAFSGKPMDSVRFGGALDNVGGTMLAGLLPLIAPYGNVAICGNAGGIGLESTVMPFIIRGASLLGIASAGTARDIRDRVWEHLASDWKPQHLERIATREVSLDQLPEVFGRMLAGESFGRTLVQIRQAT
- a CDS encoding TIGR00730 family Rossman fold protein codes for the protein MPQPSALCVYCGSSSGSHPDYVEQARAFGTEMARRGIALVYGGGKVGLMGTVANAVLAGGGRVIGVIPRQLVELEVAHTGLTEIVVVDTMHQRKTRMYELSDAFVALPGGFGTMDEMFEMLTWAQLGLHRYPCAFLDVRGYYGQLRAMMDHMVAERFVRPEQRESVWFGQDMQQLFDWMESYEGAHTPKWIDRSSVKA
- the lpdA gene encoding dihydrolipoyl dehydrogenase; translated protein: MSEKFDVIVIGAGPAGYVAAIRAAQLGLKTACVDAFVGKDGKQALGGTCLNVGCIPSKALLDSSKQYYNIAHNLPVHGITVDGAKVDMATFIGRKDKIVKQFTGGIGQLFKANKVTPFFGTGKLLKGNDVEITGNDGSKQTISATNVILASGSVPIELPFAKFDNKMIVDNAGALDFTEVPKRLGVIGAGVIGLELGSVWKRLGADVTVLEALPDFLSVADADIAKVAAKEFAKQGLTIKLSAKLTKAEIKKNEVALTYEDKDGAHELVVDKLLVAVGRRAYTDGLLAADTGVKLDERGRIVVDEHNHTGVNGVWAIGDAVRGPMLAHKGSEEGVAVAEWIAGKAGHVNLDTVPWVIYTEPEIAWAGKTEAQLKAEGVPYKVGTFPFAAIGRAVAMNEAIGMVKMLAHAETDRILGVHMVGPGVSELIAECVVAMEFKGSSEDLARIVHAHPTLSEAVHEAALSVDKRAIHKGN